The following are from one region of the Biomphalaria glabrata chromosome 12, xgBioGlab47.1, whole genome shotgun sequence genome:
- the LOC106067741 gene encoding uncharacterized protein LOC106067741: protein MELFDPPKPLSLDGNLSERWKKWRQSFELFMVATEKNTKPEPVKKALLLHLIGEPARDIYNTFQVCEDETVDKVIERFQNHFLPKSNTVYDRFKFFSRKQKDGETFEQYYTELKNLAKECKFDNLRDELIRDRLVCGIQSDRVKERLLRDVDLTLEKAASIIRADEHTQNQMIDMKGLHVDAANKLKKTEDRKPVKTSQGKMAKNHVTSFISDCRSCGGSHGKYNCPAFGQTCRKCKKRNHFAVKCRSKHFKAVKEKLLPHAVPDRPWKKVATDLFEWRNNDYLLVVDYFSKYPEIKRLENKTAECVIRAMKGIFARHGIPEEIVSDNMPFNSYQYREFASEWGFKITTSSPRYPQSNGQSEVYVGIVKQIFNKAYKSGKDPYLAMLEYRNTPISGLLYSPSQLLMSRRLRDIIPTDPKLLKPSVAENAETLLNERQRKSKVKYDSKARLPKDYSVGEKVRVRLGQTWQKAVVIKKHPSPRSYIIKTNDGKTYRRNQRFLNKSYEEDISGYYDTDEDNEQQTVRTNKTDNYKPTSRELAVPVKTTRSGRVVKIPCKYKY from the coding sequence atggaattattcgatcctcctaaaccgttgtcactagacggtaatctatctgaaagatggaaaaaatggagacaaagttttgaactgtttatggttgccactgaaaaaaatacgaagcccgagccagtgaagaaagctttattgttacacctgatcggtgaacccgctcgagacatctacaatacttttcaagtatgtgaagatgagactgtagacaaagtaattgaaaggtttcagaatcattttttgcctaagtccaacactgtgtatgacagatttaaattcttttcaagaaagcagaaagacggagaaacgtttgaacagtattatactgagttaaagaatttggcaaaagaatgcaagtttgacaaccttcgagatgaactcatcagagatcgattggtatgtggcatacagtcggatcgagtgaaagagagacttctgagagatgtagacttaactttagagaaagcagcaagcataattcgtgctgacgagcatacccagaaccaaatgatagatatgaaaggactacatgtggatgctgctaataaattaaagaagaccgaagatagaaagccagtcaaaacctcacagggaaaaatggcaaagaatcatgtaacaagtttcattagtgattgcagatcttgtggtggatctcatggaaaatacaattgcccagcatttggacagacatgccgaaaatgtaaaaagagaaatcatttcgctgtaaaatgtcgttcgaaacacttcaaagctgtgaaggaaaaattgctacctcatgctgtaccagacagaccatggaaaaaggttgcgacagatttgtttgaatggcgaaacaatgactatttgcttgttgtggactatttctccaaatatcctgaaataaaacgactagagaacaaaacagcagaatgtgttatcagggcaatgaaaggtatttttgctagacatggcataccagaagaaatagtgagcgacaatatgccattcaatagctatcaatatagagagtttgcttctgaatggggtttcaagataacaacatcaagtcccaggtaccctcaatcaaatggacaaagtgaggtgtatgttggtatcgtaaagcagatattcaacaaagcatacaaaagtgggaaagatccatatctcgctatgctcgagtatagaaatactccgataagcggactgctttattcgccatcacaactgctgatgagtagaagactcagggacatcattccaactgatcccaaactattgaaaccatcggtagctgaaaatgcagagacattactcaacgaacgacagaggaaaagcaaagtgaaatacgattcaaaagcaaggttacctaaagactactctgtcggggagaaggtgagagttcgtctaggacaaacatggcagaaagcagtcgtcattaagaaacatccatcacccagatcttacatcataaagacaaatgatgggaaaacatacagacgaaatcaacggtttttaaacaagagctacgaagaagacatctctgggtactatgat